The DNA window ACCCGGCATCCGCTGAATCGTGCCGCCTGCGCCGCACGGCGAATGTTGTTCATGATCCGGTCTTTTCGGCGCATCGCGGCGATGCGGGTAGTGGTGCGCAGCGCCGGTGGTAGCAGCGTTGGGCCGCGGCGCGTTCGGAAGGTCCGGCCAGTAATGCGGTCTGTGCGGGAACTAACCGAGATCGGTGACCCAGCCGTGCGATTCGTCGGTGCGGAGTGCGGCGGCGTGGCGTTTACGCAGGGTCTGGGAGATCGGGCCGGGTCGGCCGTCGGCGACCAGGCGGCCGTCGACCTCGGTGACCGGGGACGTTCCGGATGAGGTGCCGGTGACGAAGACCTCGTCGGCGATGTAGAGCTCGGTCAGGTCGATGGTGCGTTCGACGAACGGGATGCCGTCTTCCGCCGCGAGAGTCAGGATCGTGCGGCGGTTGATGCCGTCGAGGATGTCACAGGACACGTCCGGGGTGATCAGGGCGCCATTGCGGACCAGGAAGATATTGGCGGCGCTGAGTTCACAGACGTGGCCGTTGCCGTCGAGGAAGACGCAGTCGTCGTAGCCGCTGTCGATGGCATCCTGCTTGGCCAGCACCGAATTCACATATGCGCCATTGACCTTCGCCCGCGAGGGAATCGCGTTATCCGGAATGCGACGCCACGGACTGGATTTCAGCCGCATTCCGTCCTGCGGCACGATCGGCACGGCGTCGTAGACGAATATGCTGACCTGGATCGCACACCCACGAACTCGGGTGCCCGGAATCGATTCGACGACATGCACTGTGGCCCGGACGAATACGTCGGTAGTCGGCGCATTGGCCCCGATCAGCTCGACCACCGCCGCCCGGAATCGCGCGAAATCCCATTCGGCGGCGAACCGGTCGATACCGATGATCTTGCAGGACTCCTCGAGCCGTCGGAAGTGATCGTCCAAGCGAAACGCGGTGCGCGCCGAACCATCCGCATGCACCGGGAACACCGTGTACACACTCAGGCCGTACAGCACCGCGGAGGATGCGACACTCACCGATGCCTGACCGGCAGCCACTATCCGATCCCCGAAGTACACCTGTGCATAAGGTTGCGCCATCGGCGCAGGCTAGCAGCCGGGACTGTCGTGGGGCGAGCCTATTTCGGCGCTCGCGCGACCGGCGCACCGCTCGCGCGACCGGCGCACCGGTCGCGCGACGGCTCGACGATCAGCTTTCGGCGATGCGGGCGAACCGCGCCGTATCCATGTAATCGCGGAACAGCACCACTTTCCCGTCCCGCACCCGAACGACATTGACCGAGGTGCGAACTCGCGCCCGCTCGGCACCGGGCACGGTCATATCCACCTCGTTCTCCACCAGCACCACCTCGGGATCGGTGGTTTCGTACACCTCGGGATAGATCCCGTGCACCTCGATGCCCGATATTCCCGACCACCGCTGCGCGAGATGGGCCCGGATCTCGTCGCGACCGACCAGCCGCGTCGGCATGCCGGGAATCACGAACGGAATCTCGAACACCGCATCCGGAGCCAGCAGCGCGACAAATGCGTCGGCGTCGCGGGCAGGCAGCTCGTGGAACATTTGTTCGACCAGCTCACGAGGGGTTTTCACCGAACTCTCCACCATGAAACACCTTCTTCAGTTAAGCGGAACGTAGACCCCGTTTATGATCCGGAACGATCGCCCCGCTTGTCAATGCCTCCAGTAAACTCAACCCGTGACCGATCGCGAGGAACCGCGCCCACTGCGCGCCGACGCACGCCGCAACCGCGACCGCGTCCTCGCCGCCGCTCAAGAGGCGTTCGCCGCCGAGGGGATCGGGGTACCGCTCGATGAAATAGCCCGCCGCGCGGGCGTCGGCGCGGGCACCGTCTACCGCCACTTCCCCACCAAGGAAGCCCTCTTCGAGGCCGCGATCGTCGACCGCGTCGAGCGCATGATCGCCAACGCCCGCGACCTCGCCACCGCCGCCGACCCCGGTGCCGCCTTCTTCGTGTTCCTCGACAGCATGGTCGCCGAGGGGGGCGTCAAACGCGACCTGGCCGACGCCGTCGGCGGCCACGACTCCCCCGGCTATCTCCGGCCGGTGCACGAACTGAATGCCGCTATCAGCGAATTACTCACCCGCGCACAACAATCCGGTGCGGTGCGCCCCGATATCGACATCAACGACCTGATGCGCGTCATCAAGGGCACCTTCCTCGCCACGCGCGACACCGGCGCCACCGCCGAACAACGCAAGCGCACCTTCGCCATCGTCTTCGACGGTCTGCGTCCCCGCTAGCAAATCGACATCGCTACCGCGCTACAGCAGGACTAGGCGGCACGAATGGTTGCGCGGCCACACCGGTTGTCGATGTTCACAGTGAATGCGACGACGTAATGAATATGACCGTCGGGATAGCGCGGGCGCGGGAATGACAAACGGGCCGTTCGGATCCGGCGCGGATCGAACGGCCCGTGAGGTTGGCGTCAGCGATCGGCGAGGAGGACCTCGGCGATCTGAATGGTGTTGAGGGCGGCCCCTTTTCGGAGATTGTCGCCGGAGATGAACAGCGCGAGGCCGCGGCCGTCGGGGACACCGGGGTCCTGGCGGATGCGGCCGACGAGAGATTCATCCTTGCCCGCTGCCGCCAGTGGCGTCGGGACGTCGACGAGTTTCACACCGGGAGCCTTGGCGAGCAGTTCCGTGGCGCGCTCGACCGAAATCGGTTCGGCGAATTCGGCATTCACCGACAGCGAGTGACCGGTGAACACCGGGACGCGCACGCAGGTGCCGCTGACCAGCAGGTCGGGCAGGCCGAGAATCTTGCGGCTCTCGTTGCGCAGCTTCTGGTCCTCATCGGTCTCGAAGGACCCGTCGTCGACCAGCGCACCGGCCAGCGGGATCACGTCGAAGGCGATGGGCGCGACGTACTTGTTCGGCGCGGGGAACTGCACCGAACTGCCGTCGTGCACCAGCTTTTCGGCATCGCCGACCACGGCGCGCACCTGGGAGGCCAATTCCTCGACACCGGCAAGTCCGCTGCCCGAGACCGCCTGATAGCTCGAGATGATCAGGCGGCGCAGTCCCGCGATATCGTGCAGCGGCTTGAGCACCGGCATGGCGGCCATGGTGGTGCAGTTCGGATTGGCGATGATGCCCTTGACCAGGTTGCGGGTCTGCTCCGGATTCACCTCGCTGACGACCAGCGGGACCTCGGGATCCTTGCGCCAGGCCGACGAGTTATCGATCACGGTGACACCGGCCGCGGCGAAGCGCGGGGCCTGCACCCGGGACATGGTGGCGCCCGCGGAGAACAGCGCGATATCCAGCCCGGTGGGATCGGCGGTCTCGGTGTCCTCGACCACGATCTCACCGCCGCGCCACGGCAGCGTCTTACCCGCCGAACGGGACGAGGCGAAGAACCGCACCTCATCGGCCGGGAAGTCGCGCTCCTCCAACAGTTTTCGCATGACCGCGCCGACCTGTCCGGTCGCGCCGACGACTCCTACCCGTACGCCCATGGTCATCGTCCTGTTCCCGCGTGGACAACCGCGACCTCGTCGCCGCCCAGATCGAAGGCCTTGTGCAGCACCTGCACGGCCTCGTCCAGTTCGGAGTCCTTGACCAGCACCGAGATCCGGATCTCGGAGGTGGAGATGAGATCGATGTTCACGCCCGCGTTCGCCAGCGCCTCACAGAAGGTGGCGGTGACGCCGGGGTGGCTCTTCATACCCGCGCCGACGAGGGAGACCTTGCCGATGTGGTCGTCGTAGAGGACCTGCGCGAAGCCGATCTCGTCCTGACGCTTGGTCAGCATCTCCACCGCACGCGCGCCCTCGGTCTTGGGCAGGGTGAAGGTGATATCGGTCTTGCCGGTCTCGATCTTGGAAATGTTCTGCAGGACCATATCGATATTGATCTCCGCATCGGCGATCGCGCGGAACACCTTGGCGGCGTAGCCCGGTTCGTCCGGCAGTCCGACCACGGTCACCTTGGCCTCGCTGCGGTCGTGCGCGACGCCCGTGAGGATTGCTTGCTCCAAGGGGATGTCCTCCATCGATCCATAGACGTAGGTGCCGGGCTTGTCGGTGTAGGACGAGCGCACATGCACGGGAACGTTGTAGCGGCGCGCGTATTCCACGCAGCGCAGCATGAGTACCTTCGCGCCGCAGGCCGCGAGCTCGAGCATCTCCTCGTAGGAGACCTGCTGCAGTTGCTGCGCGTCGGGCACGATCCGCGGGTCGGCGGTGAAGACGCCGTCCACATCGGTATAGATCTCGCAGACGTCGGCCTCGAGCGCCGCGGCCAGCGCGACCGCGGTGGTGTCGGAGCCGCCGCGGCCGAGCGTGGTGACATCGCGACTGTCCTGGCTGACGCCCTGGAAACCGGCGACCAGCACGACCAGGCCCTCATCGAGCGCGGCGCGGACCCGGCCCGGGGTGACGTCGATGATCTTGGCGTTACCGTGCGAACCGGTGGTGATCACGCCCGCCTGCGAGCCGGTGAACGAGCGCGCCTCGGCGCCGAGCGAGTGGATGGCCATGGCGACCAGTGCGTTGGAGATGCGCTCACCCGAGGTGAGCAGCATGTCCATCTCGCGAGCCGGCGGCGCGGGCGCCACCTGCTGGGCCAGATCCAACAGCTCGTCGGTGGTATCGCCCATCGCCGAGCAGACGACCACCACATCGTGGCCCTGCTTCTTCGTCTCGACGATCCGTTCAGCGACGCGCCGGATGCGCTCGGCGGTCGCCACCGAGGATCCTCCGTACTTCTGAACAACGAGAGCCACGACAGGGTCCTCCAAGATCGACAATCAGCTGCTAACAGCACCCCAGCGTACCGGCCGACGTCCAGCCGATTTGTTCCTACCTCCTCAGCCCGCGAGTACCGAAGGGGCGGTTCGTGAATCGAACTTGGCCGAAACCGATTCCAGCAACCAGTGGTGTTCGGTGTTCGGAAAGGCGGCGATCAGCCATTCGCCGTTGTGCCGAACGGCCGCTGTCGGCCGACTACACCGAGGAGCAACTCGAGCTGATCCTCGAACTGTTCGAGCGCCTGCACGAGACCTCGCTGCGGGTGACCGCCCTGCTGCGCGACGGCGCGTCCGGTTGAGCGATATCGCCACCGCCAGCACGATGGAGCCATGCAGAGCAGCGTTTTCCAGGTGCACACCGGGCGCGGTGAAGTCGTGCACGACATCACCCCGCAATGCGCGGCGTTCGCGCGCGAGGCGGGCGACGACGGACTGCTGCACGTCTTCGTACCGCACGCCACGGCCGGGATCGCGATCATCGAACTCGGCGCGGGCAGCGATGACGACCTGCTCGCCGCACTGCGCGACCTGCTGCCCGCCGACGACCGGTGGCGGCACGCGCACGGTTCACGCGGACACGGACGCTCGCATGTGATGCCCGCGCTGATCCCGCCCTATGCCACGATTCCGGTGATCGGCGGCGCGCTCACCCTTGGCACGTGGCAATCGATCGCACTGGTCGATCTGAATGTCGACAACCCGGATCGCCAAGTGCGCCTGTCATTTCTGCGCGACAGCATGTGATCCTCGAACAGCCGGGCTCGAGATTGGGCCTCAGGTCCTGGTGAGCCAGGTGGCCTGAGCGCCGTTGGCGAATTCCGTGCGCTTGCTCGGCGTGAACAGCGTCGGGTTGAACTCGCCCGCGAAGGCCGGGGTTCCGGTTCCGGCCACCACCGGATAGCTCTTGATGACGAGTTCATCGATCTCGCCGAGCAGTTGCGCGGCCAGGTTGCCGCCGCCCGCCAGCCAGATGTCCATGCCGTCCTCCTGCTTCAGTCGGCGGACCAGACCGATCGGATCGCCGTCGACCAGTTCGACGGTCGGATCGTCGATGCGGCCGAGCGAGCTCGACACGACATATTGCCGCATATGGGCGTACGGGCTGGTCATACCGATGGCCAGGGCCGGGTCATAGGTGCCTCGGCCCATCACCAGGGTGTCGAACTTCTGATTCGGCGCATCGACCGCCAGTCCGATATGCGGGCGCACATGGGTGGGCAGGGTCTCCGGATACTCCGTCCTCATCCAATCCCACATGTCTTCGCCGATCGGATAGAAGCTGATGTCATCGCCGGGGCCCGCGATGTAGCCGTCGAGGGACATGCCGACGAAGTAGACGAGTTTTCGCATATCAATACCGCCCGATTCGTTGTACTCTGATCGAAGTGGTCTGAAGGTAGTACTACGAATGGAGTGGTGTCAAGTGCGGACCAACCCGGAGCGACGGCAAGCGCTGCTCGACGCGGCAATCGAGGTGCTCGCCAAGGAGGGAGCGCGCGGTCTCACCTTCCGCGCGGTGGACAAGGAGGCCGCCGTGCCCGCAGGCACGGCGTCGAACTACTTCGCCAACCGTGACGACCTACTGACCCAGGCGGGCGGCCGGTTCTACGAGCGGCTACAGCCGAGCGCGGCGACCATGGCCGAACTCGCCACGGGTCCGAAGACCCGCGCGCACATCATCGAGCTGCTGAAGGAGACGGTCGGTCGCATCGAGGCGTTCCGCACCGGATATCTGGCGATGCTCGAGTTGCGCCTGGAGGCGACCCGGCGACCGGAATTGCGCGCGGTCATGACCAAGGCCGTGCGCGCGGACCTCGATTTCAATGTGCGCAACCACCTCCAGGCCGGGCTGCCCGGTGACGAGAACTCGGTGATCCTGCTGTATCTGGCGCTGAATTGGCTGATCGTGGACCGGCTCACACTGCCGGAGATTTTCACCGAGGCGCAGAGCCAAGAGTTGATCAGGGCCGCGGTCGACCGACTGGTCGGACAAGAGTGAAATATCGTCGAATATCTCGATTCCTTGTGATGCGCGCCACTGCCATTCGATAATGGTGCGATGATGGCGAATGTTGGAGACCGGCTCCTCGTGCACGGGCACAGTGTGGGACAAGGTGATCGCCACGGCGAAATCGTCGAAGTCCGCGGACCGGAAGGCACGCCACCCTACGTGGTGCGCTACGACGACGGGCACGAATCGCTCGTCTTCCCGGGCCCGGACGCGATCATCGAGCACCCGACGACCTGAGCCGCGCGGGCGCGATCGTCCCGTGGTCCGAGATGGCCCGCTGCCTGCGGGCCCGCCGCTCGATGCGCAGCCGGGCCCGGGTCGGTAACTCGTGATATTTCGGCCCGATCGACCGGGCCCGCACTTCGCCCCGATCTCACCCAATGGCAAGTCCACTGGATCCGACGATATCGCCGCTCGATCGACCCCGAATCGGAACACGTTCTCGCAGTTCATGATCGATCGTTATCGGTCGGTGATATGCGCTCGCGGTCATCCGATGTGGCTCCGAGCACTGAACCGCTCGGTTGACTTACGAATGTGTCGCTGGGCACAATTTGCCGATGTAGTTGGGCGGGGGGCGGAGGTATGGAATGCGTACGAAAACCGATATCCGCTTCGTCGTCGACGCCGATCCCGAGCAGGTAATGGATGCGCTGGCCGCGGTCGAGATGCTTCCGCAGTGGTCGACGTCCTACACCGACGCTCGGGTGGCGAGCCGCGATGACGAGCTACGCCCACGGCGGGTATTCGTCAAAACGGAGCTGATGGGCAGCTCGGATCTGCAGGTGCTGGAGTACGACTGGACCGATATCCGGTCCTCCTGGGAGGTCACCGACAGCACCCGCGGCGTCAAGGGGGGCTGTTGGTTCGAGGTCACCGGCGGCAATGATGGCACCGACGTCTGGTACCACCAGGACATCTACGTCCCGATCCCGATCCCGGGCATGCTGTTGCGCCGGACCATGCGGCGCTTGAACGAGACCATGGCGCAGAACTTCATCGAGTTCGCCGAAGGCTTCACCGAGAACGAGAACTATCAAGCCGTGTAGCTGGCACGGGCCGAATCCGGTACGCGCCTGTCGTATCCGGATGCGACTATGTGCACCATGATCGGTTCCAAACGAGCTCGACTCCTACCGACGGCCGCGGATGCGTCGGTAACTCAGCTCGAGTTGTTCTTCGACCTGGTGCTCGTCTTCGCGTTCACCATGGTCACCGACCTGGCCGCACATGAGACCAGCGCCAAGAACATGTTGCGCGCCGCCCTCGTGCTCGCGGTCATGTGGTGGCTGTGGATCGCCTACTCCTGGCTGGGCAATACGGTGCGCGCGGACGAGGGCATCGCCCGGGTCGGCATGTTCCTCGCGATGGGCGGTGGTTTCCTC is part of the Nocardia sp. NBC_00565 genome and encodes:
- a CDS encoding TetR/AcrR family transcriptional regulator, which gives rise to MRTNPERRQALLDAAIEVLAKEGARGLTFRAVDKEAAVPAGTASNYFANRDDLLTQAGGRFYERLQPSAATMAELATGPKTRAHIIELLKETVGRIEAFRTGYLAMLELRLEATRRPELRAVMTKAVRADLDFNVRNHLQAGLPGDENSVILLYLALNWLIVDRLTLPEIFTEAQSQELIRAAVDRLVGQE
- a CDS encoding TetR/AcrR family transcriptional regulator codes for the protein MTDREEPRPLRADARRNRDRVLAAAQEAFAAEGIGVPLDEIARRAGVGAGTVYRHFPTKEALFEAAIVDRVERMIANARDLATAADPGAAFFVFLDSMVAEGGVKRDLADAVGGHDSPGYLRPVHELNAAISELLTRAQQSGAVRPDIDINDLMRVIKGTFLATRDTGATAEQRKRTFAIVFDGLRPR
- a CDS encoding aspartate kinase, whose translation is MALVVQKYGGSSVATAERIRRVAERIVETKKQGHDVVVVCSAMGDTTDELLDLAQQVAPAPPAREMDMLLTSGERISNALVAMAIHSLGAEARSFTGSQAGVITTGSHGNAKIIDVTPGRVRAALDEGLVVLVAGFQGVSQDSRDVTTLGRGGSDTTAVALAAALEADVCEIYTDVDGVFTADPRIVPDAQQLQQVSYEEMLELAACGAKVLMLRCVEYARRYNVPVHVRSSYTDKPGTYVYGSMEDIPLEQAILTGVAHDRSEAKVTVVGLPDEPGYAAKVFRAIADAEINIDMVLQNISKIETGKTDITFTLPKTEGARAVEMLTKRQDEIGFAQVLYDDHIGKVSLVGAGMKSHPGVTATFCEALANAGVNIDLISTSEIRISVLVKDSELDEAVQVLHKAFDLGGDEVAVVHAGTGR
- a CDS encoding secondary thiamine-phosphate synthase enzyme YjbQ, which encodes MQSSVFQVHTGRGEVVHDITPQCAAFAREAGDDGLLHVFVPHATAGIAIIELGAGSDDDLLAALRDLLPADDRWRHAHGSRGHGRSHVMPALIPPYATIPVIGGALTLGTWQSIALVDLNVDNPDRQVRLSFLRDSM
- a CDS encoding dihydrofolate reductase family protein, translating into MRKLVYFVGMSLDGYIAGPGDDISFYPIGEDMWDWMRTEYPETLPTHVRPHIGLAVDAPNQKFDTLVMGRGTYDPALAIGMTSPYAHMRQYVVSSSLGRIDDPTVELVDGDPIGLVRRLKQEDGMDIWLAGGGNLAAQLLGEIDELVIKSYPVVAGTGTPAFAGEFNPTLFTPSKRTEFANGAQATWLTRT
- a CDS encoding nuclear transport factor 2 family protein — encoded protein: MVESSVKTPRELVEQMFHELPARDADAFVALLAPDAVFEIPFVIPGMPTRLVGRDEIRAHLAQRWSGISGIEVHGIYPEVYETTDPEVVLVENEVDMTVPGAERARVRTSVNVVRVRDGKVVLFRDYMDTARFARIAES
- a CDS encoding aspartate-semialdehyde dehydrogenase; its protein translation is MGVRVGVVGATGQVGAVMRKLLEERDFPADEVRFFASSRSAGKTLPWRGGEIVVEDTETADPTGLDIALFSAGATMSRVQAPRFAAAGVTVIDNSSAWRKDPEVPLVVSEVNPEQTRNLVKGIIANPNCTTMAAMPVLKPLHDIAGLRRLIISSYQAVSGSGLAGVEELASQVRAVVGDAEKLVHDGSSVQFPAPNKYVAPIAFDVIPLAGALVDDGSFETDEDQKLRNESRKILGLPDLLVSGTCVRVPVFTGHSLSVNAEFAEPISVERATELLAKAPGVKLVDVPTPLAAAGKDESLVGRIRQDPGVPDGRGLALFISGDNLRKGAALNTIQIAEVLLADR
- a CDS encoding DUF1918 domain-containing protein, with the translated sequence MMANVGDRLLVHGHSVGQGDRHGEIVEVRGPEGTPPYVVRYDDGHESLVFPGPDAIIEHPTT
- a CDS encoding SRPBCC family protein, whose translation is MRTKTDIRFVVDADPEQVMDALAAVEMLPQWSTSYTDARVASRDDELRPRRVFVKTELMGSSDLQVLEYDWTDIRSSWEVTDSTRGVKGGCWFEVTGGNDGTDVWYHQDIYVPIPIPGMLLRRTMRRLNETMAQNFIEFAEGFTENENYQAV
- a CDS encoding aminotransferase class IV — encoded protein: MAQPYAQVYFGDRIVAAGQASVSVASSAVLYGLSVYTVFPVHADGSARTAFRLDDHFRRLEESCKIIGIDRFAAEWDFARFRAAVVELIGANAPTTDVFVRATVHVVESIPGTRVRGCAIQVSIFVYDAVPIVPQDGMRLKSSPWRRIPDNAIPSRAKVNGAYVNSVLAKQDAIDSGYDDCVFLDGNGHVCELSAANIFLVRNGALITPDVSCDILDGINRRTILTLAAEDGIPFVERTIDLTELYIADEVFVTGTSSGTSPVTEVDGRLVADGRPGPISQTLRKRHAAALRTDESHGWVTDLG